A part of Crassostrea angulata isolate pt1a10 chromosome 5, ASM2561291v2, whole genome shotgun sequence genomic DNA contains:
- the LOC128185762 gene encoding neurogenic differentiation factor 4-like, with amino-acid sequence MSQKLTEICNMGSEVEYEINVDTLEDTEANDSGISDVDLSTDYCNTSCDQTPPSKSRVPEDIRLRINSRERDRMHNLNGALDSLRQVLPHSRGPSVKKLSKLSTLLLARNYIVTLTKSLEELKNIVGDLSCKSQPVQSLEALSRLSGEPRESRTPSRPGVIPKSRYSPYSVKSPHRQERPTLPVSCLNTSLGVNVNTSLGVNLGNSVPFADKTNVRGPQKTDDKPKINFSVESLLKKTCSKEDNKLESSAYHGHLSNGGPIPLPTYSSVHPSPFFYRHSATYPNQPVGVTYI; translated from the coding sequence ATGTCTCAGAAACTAACAGAAATCTGTAACATGGGGAGTGAGGTAGAATATGAGATCAACGTGGACACTCTGGAGGATACGGAGGCCAATGACAGCGGTATAAGCGATGTAGACCTCTCCACAGACTATTGTAACACCTCTTGTGACCAGACCCCGCCCTCCAAATCCCGCGTCCCTGAGGATATCCGACTCCGGATAAACAGTCGGGAACGGGATAGGATGCATAACCTAAACGGCGCCCTGGACAGTCTACGGCAGGTGCTTCCCCACTCACGCGGACCCAGCGTCAAGAAGCTGTCCAAACTGTCCACGCTGTTACTGGCAAGGAACTATATCGTGACACTGACCAAATCACTGGAGGAACTTAAGAACATCGTGGGGGACTTGTCCTGTAAGTCTCAGCCTGTTCAATCTCTCGAAGCTCTGTCCAGACTGTCTGGTGAACCCCGAGAATCTAGGACACCGTCCCGACCGGGAGTGATCCCAAAGTCAAGATATTCCCCGTATTCAGTCAAATCTCCTCACCGCCAGGAGAGACCGACATTGCCAGTGTCCTGTTTGAATACAAGCCTCGGTGTGAACGTGAACACAAGCCTCGGTGTGAACTTGGGGAATTCTGTGCCTTTTGCAGACAAAACCAATGTTCGAGGACCCCAGAAAACGGACGACAAACCCAAGATCAACTTCTCTGTGGAATCGTTGCTTAAGAAAACGTGTagtaaagaagataataaaCTTGAATCGAGCGCTTACCACGGGCACCTGTCGAATGGAGGTCCGATTCCCTTACCTACATATTCCTCGGTCCACCCTAGTCCATTCTTTTACAGACATTCAGCGACTTATCCAAATCAACCAGTGGGGGTGACGTATATTTGA
- the LOC128185804 gene encoding neurogenic differentiation factor 4-like: MSANGSTTVTVKIEEREDSGVYGMNSSCDLSTSFNSSEHRSRVPDEIRLRINSRERQRMHELNDALEALRSVLPQSQGSSLKKLSKQSTLVHAREHILSLSRSVEEMKCLVRSLSRNKVHGVDTLERSSLNSVHYPSAFSPAGQRYSPYTSTPIKSNKLREFRPPVPNGLSPYLRVTDHRLIESEMSLRSKYNASDSANLSDSLCFSLPHDDTTSYQFTSAPSDTDRRNLPEFHTPSKYQNSTSTKPVLKFSVDSLLGLSNKCDGDSPVKSVDIMC, translated from the coding sequence ATGTCTGCAAACGGCTCAACTACAGTCACCGTTAAAATAGAAGAGAGGGAGGATAGTGGTGTCTATGGCATGAATTCATCATGTGACTTATCTACGTCATTTAACTCTTCGGAACACCGATCCCGAGTCCCTGATGAAATTCGACTGCGCATCAACAGTCGTGAGAGACAGCGCATGCACGAATTGAACGACGCTTTGGAGGCATTAAGGAGTGTGTTACCCCAATCTCAGGGATCGTCCCTAAAGAAACTCTCCAAACAGTCTACCCTTGTACATGCGCGGGAACACATCCTATCTCTATCACGGTCTGTTGAGGAGATGAAATGTTTGGTACGTTCATTGTCTAGGAACAAAGTTCATGGCGTGGATACTTTGGAGAGGAGTAGTTTGAACAGTGTTCACTATCCCAGTGCTTTTTCTCCTGCCGGACAAAGATACAGTCCGTACACCTCAACTCCGATAAAGTCCAATAAGCTACGGGAATTTCGCCCACCAGTTCCAAACGGTTTGTCCCCATACTTGAGAGTAACAGACCACCGGCTAATTGAAAGTGAAATGAGCCTCAGATCAAAATACAACGCCAGTGATTCTGCAAATTTATCAGACAGTTTATGTTTCTCTTTGCCGCATGATGACACTACCAGCTACCAGTTCACGTCAGCGCCATCGGACACTGACAGGAGAAATCTCCCAGAATTCCATACTCCCTCAAAGTACCAGAATTCCACATCAACAAAACCCGTTCTGAAGTTTTCCGTAGATTCGTTACTTGGACTTTCTAATAAATGTGATGGTGATTCTCCAGTGAAAAGTGTTGACATTATGTGTTAG
- the LOC128183152 gene encoding uncharacterized protein LOC128183152, which yields MFANCSNNNVFSLKGEDSGVYDVNSSCDLSTSFNSSESRIPDEIRLRINSRERQRMHELNDALEALRSVLPQSQRSSLKKLSKLSTLVHAREHILSLSRSVEEMKRLVQSMSRETVHDIDNLKKNVPHFVHAPKAFAPVGQRYAPCTSTPIKSTGHREMRLLTQDTLSPYLKYNQFKPNESQMNVRFTENINDSVGVGSANSYSLLQEDRTNAQFTTVPLDATRRNLPEFHIPTMYQNSSPPKPVLKFSVDSLLGLSEGRESCQNHSISEYVDIMS from the coding sequence ATGTTTGCAAACTGTTCCAACAACAATGTCTTCTCGCTTAAAGGCGAGGATAGCGGTGTCTATGACGTGAATTCATCATGTGACTTATCTACGTCATTTAACTCTTCGGAATCCCGAATCCCTGATGAAATTCGACTGCGAATAAACAGCCGTGAGAGACAGCGCATGCACGAACTGAACGACGCTTTGGAGGCTTTAAGGAGTGTGTTACCCCAATCCCAGAGATCGTCCCTAAAGAAACTCTCCAAACTGTCTACCCTTGTACATGCGCGGGAACATATCTTGTCTCTTTCACGGTCTGTTGAGGAGATGAAACGTTTGGTGCAGTCAATGAGTAGAGAAACTGTTCATGATATcgacaatttgaaaaaaaatgtcccACATTTTGTCCACGCCCCAAAAGCATTTGCTCCTGTTGGACAAAGATACGCTCCATGCACCTCCACTCCAATCAAATCCACAGGACATCGAGAAATGAGGCTACTTACACAGGACACGCTGTCTCCTTACTTAAAATATAATCAGTTCAAGCCTAATGAAAGCCAGATGAATGTCAGGTTCACAGAGAATATCAATGATTCTGTAGGTGTTGGAAGTGCGAATTCTTACAGTCTACTGCAGGAGGATAGGACCAATGCACAGTTCACCACAGTGCCATTGGATGCCACCCGGAGAAATCTCCCAGAATTCCATATTCCGACAATGTACCAGAATTCCTCACCACCAAAACCCGTTCTGAAATTTTCTGTAGATTCCTTACTGGGACTCTCAGAAGGACGTGAAAGTTGCCAGAACCATTCTATCTCAGAATACGTTGACATTATGAGTTAA
- the LOC128186048 gene encoding uncharacterized protein LOC128186048: MSSNVSLMTTIKIEEEDSGVYDVNSSCDLSTSSNSSESRVPDEIRLRINSRERQRMHELNDALEALRSVLPQSQGSSLKKLSKLSTLVHAREHILSLSRSIDEMKRLAHSLSREKHHFPSIENQESGVPQYYNHPSDFASVGRRYAPYTSTPIKSEGLREMRSSELNILSPYLKYRNSRLNESKMEISFKENVNDSLGVGSTQSYSLSQYTIAPLDTLARNLPEFQIPTKYQNSSPTKPVLKFSVESLLGLSNKSESDSPSKNIDIMC; encoded by the coding sequence ATGTCTTCGAACGTTTCCCTTATGACCACAATTAAAATCGAGGAAGAGGATAGCGGTGTATATGACGTGAATTCATCATGTGACTTATCTACGTCATCTAACTCTTCGGAATCCCGAGTCCCTGATGAAATTCGACTGCGCATTAACAGCCGTGAGAGACAGCGCATGCACGAACTGAACGACGCTTTGGAGGCATTACGAAGTGTGTTACCTCAATCCCAGGGATCGTCTCTAAAGAAACTCTCCAAATTGTCTACCCTTGTACATGCGCGGGAACACATCCTATCTTTATCCCGTTCTATTGATGAAATGAAACGGTTGGCTCATTCACTGTCTAGGGAAAAGCATCATTTTCCTTCCATTGAAAACCAAGAAAGCGGTGTACCCCAGTATTACAATCATCCCAGTGATTTTGCATCTGTTGGAAGAAGATACGCTCCGTACACATCAACTCCGATCAAATCTGAAGGATTACGGGAAATGAGATCGTCAGAGCTGAACATCTTATCACCATACTTGAAATATCGCAATTCTAGGCTGAATGAAAGTAAAATGGAAATCAGCTTCAAAGAGAACGTCAATGACTCTTTAGGTGTTGGAAGTACACAATCATACAGTTTGTCGCAGTACACCATAGCACCACTCGATACCTTGGCCAGAAATCTCCCAGAATTTCAAATTCCGACGAAGTACCAGAATTCCTCTCCAACAAAACCCGTTTTGAAGTTTTCTGTAGAATCGTTACTGGGACTGTCTAACAAAAGTGAAAGTGATTCTCCAtcgaaaaatattgacattaTGTGCTAA